The Dehalococcoidia bacterium genome window below encodes:
- a CDS encoding glutamine synthetase family protein, whose translation MNDYSDTKEFILKQASEHDVKFIRLWFTDILGRLKGFAINVEDLEDCIEKGVIFDGGAIEGIARGGESDTLAIPDLTTWQILPWRPNENSVARLFCNLKSFDNRESIIDSRKVLQNKLEEVNKAGYKFYVGPEIEYYFLDSDKKNADMDDAGYFDQTSDDNKGSDLRRECVLSLEEMGIPVRSSHHEVSSGQHEIGLKHTDALTMADSIVTTRLVVKQTATKLGGFATFMPRPFQNLNGSGLHFHLSLYKGDKNTFASKGKDRISKTGKGFLAGLVKYSSNMALVTNQWLNSYKRLLPDLEAPIAGMGNELQISNLVRIPHIYENNLDNSRIEFRLPDSGCNPYLALAAILHAGMLGINNNLEIPKNWESNIPNTLSDAIKESQKGNFLQDAIGLDAYNSIVVNKEKEWIDHNSIVTDYERDFYLKFL comes from the coding sequence ATGAATGATTACTCAGACACTAAAGAATTTATTTTAAAGCAAGCATCTGAACACGATGTAAAATTTATTCGATTGTGGTTTACAGATATTCTAGGAAGGTTAAAAGGATTTGCAATCAATGTAGAGGACTTAGAAGACTGTATTGAAAAAGGAGTAATTTTTGATGGAGGCGCTATTGAAGGCATTGCTAGAGGCGGAGAGTCTGATACTCTAGCTATACCTGATCTTACAACTTGGCAAATTCTTCCATGGAGACCAAATGAAAATTCTGTAGCTAGACTTTTTTGTAATCTTAAGAGTTTTGATAATCGAGAATCCATAATAGATAGTAGAAAGGTTTTACAGAATAAACTTGAGGAAGTAAACAAAGCTGGATATAAATTTTATGTAGGGCCTGAAATTGAATATTATTTTTTAGATAGTGATAAAAAAAATGCAGATATGGATGACGCAGGGTATTTTGACCAAACCTCGGATGATAACAAAGGATCTGACCTAAGAAGAGAGTGTGTGTTGAGTTTAGAAGAAATGGGAATTCCTGTAAGAAGCTCACATCATGAAGTGTCATCAGGACAGCACGAGATAGGACTGAAACACACTGATGCACTAACAATGGCTGATTCAATAGTGACTACAAGATTGGTTGTAAAGCAAACTGCAACAAAATTAGGCGGTTTTGCAACTTTTATGCCAAGACCATTTCAAAACCTTAATGGAAGTGGATTGCATTTCCATCTTTCTTTATACAAAGGTGACAAAAATACCTTTGCTTCGAAAGGCAAAGATAGAATATCAAAAACAGGCAAAGGATTTCTTGCCGGTTTAGTAAAGTACTCTTCTAATATGGCCCTTGTGACTAATCAATGGTTGAACTCATATAAAAGATTATTACCTGACCTTGAAGCTCCAATTGCAGGTATGGGAAATGAGCTCCAGATATCTAACTTAGTGAGAATTCCTCATATTTATGAAAATAATTTAGATAATTCTAGAATTGAATTTAGGTTACCAGATTCTGGATGCAATCCTTATTTGGCATTAGCTGCTATACTTCACGCAGGCATGCTTGGCATCAATAATAATTTAGAAATCCCCAAAAATTGGGAATCAAATATTCCAAATACTTTAAGTGACGCTATTAAAGAATCTCAAAAAGGTAATTTTTTGCAGGACGCTATAGGCTTAGACGCATATAATAGTATTGTAGTCAATAAAGAAAAAGAGTGGATAGATCATAACTCAATAGTCACCGATTACGAAAGAGATTTTTACTTAAAGTTTCTATAA
- the rpsL gene encoding 30S ribosomal protein S12 — translation MPTVNQLIKKPRSSGRKKAKSPALRFRYNSLTKKMTNDSQGSPQKRGVCLQVRTVTPKKPNSALRKVARVKLTNGMEVTAYIPGEGHNLQEHSVVLIRGGRVRDLPGVRYHIIRGALDTSGVEGRKRGRSKYGAIREGNS, via the coding sequence ATGCCAACAGTCAATCAATTAATTAAAAAGCCTAGATCATCAGGTAGGAAGAAAGCTAAATCTCCTGCTTTGAGATTTAGGTATAACTCATTAACAAAAAAAATGACGAATGATTCTCAGGGTAGCCCCCAAAAAAGAGGAGTTTGTTTGCAAGTGAGGACAGTAACTCCCAAAAAACCTAACTCTGCTTTGAGAAAAGTTGCTAGAGTAAAATTGACAAATGGTATGGAAGTGACTGCTTATATTCCCGGTGAAGGACATAATTTGCAAGAGCATTCAGTTGTCTTGATAAGAGGGGGCAGGGTAAGAGATCTACCAGGTGTTAGATATCACATTATACGTGGTGCTCTTGATACATCAGGAGTAGAAGGTAGAAAAAGAGGAAGAAGCAAATATGGTGCAATTAGAGAAGGAAATTCTTAA
- the rpsG gene encoding 30S ribosomal protein S7 → MSRRRKSIVRRINPDPKYGSIELSKFINRLMIGGKKSVARKAVYLAIEKLEKQVKRPGLELFEEAMKNAMPTLEVKPRRVGGATYQVPVEIRPKRRVALAHRWVVEAARENKGTTITDALYNEFMNAVNNTGNAIKKKEDSHRMAEANRAFAHYRW, encoded by the coding sequence ATGTCTAGAAGAAGAAAATCTATTGTAAGGAGAATTAACCCGGATCCTAAATATGGGAGTATAGAACTTTCCAAATTTATTAATAGATTAATGATAGGTGGTAAAAAATCAGTTGCTAGAAAAGCTGTTTATTTAGCTATAGAAAAACTTGAAAAACAAGTTAAGAGACCTGGTTTAGAACTTTTTGAAGAAGCTATGAAAAATGCAATGCCAACACTTGAAGTCAAACCTAGAAGGGTTGGAGGTGCAACCTATCAAGTACCTGTTGAAATAAGACCAAAAAGAAGAGTTGCTTTAGCTCATAGATGGGTTGTAGAAGCAGCTCGAGAAAATAAAGGAACAACAATCACAGATGCTCTTTATAACGAATTTATGAACGCAGTAAATAATACTGGAAATGCAATTAAGAAGAAAGAAGATTCCCACAGAATGGCTGAAGCAAATAGAGCTTTTGCACATTATAGATGGTAA
- the fusA gene encoding elongation factor G has translation MAEDLSKTRNIGFIAHIDAGKTTVTERVLYFTGETYKIGDIDDGTTVMDFMSLERERGITIGSAATNASWNNHQVNIIDTPGHVDFTAEVQRSLRVLDGGVVVLESVSGVQPQSETVWRQANDYGVPRMIFVNKMDRLGADFYNAVQTVHDRLGANAVPIQIPMGAESSFNGMIDLIERKAYIYESEDAVQHKIIDVPDEYKDDVEKYRNELIEKIAETDEELMDKFFDDQELTVEELKNALRKAVINLEIFPVLCGSALRHRGVHPLLDAVIDYLPSPIDVPSIKGTDPSDESNLIERKPSDSDPFSALVFKVVTDQHVGRLVYLRIYSGVLESGANVYNSSTRSRERAGRLMKMHADSREEIKEAKAGEIVAAIGLKDAITGNTLCDQSNPLLLESIDFPDPVLSVAVEPKTRSDQDKMGESLARLVGEDPTLQTWTDEESGQTVLAGMGELHLDVIVERLRREFDVDAIQGAPKVAYRETITVASEKQGKFIRQSGGKGQYGDCTLRIEPLEPGSGILFESEITGATLPTEYYKPIESGFREAAASGVIAGYPVVDVKAVLTDGSHHDVDSSEMAFKIAGSMAFKSAMTAGSPSLLEPIMKIDIVTPEEFLGDCLGDLNSRRAQILSMDQQANSQAIKAYVPLGETFQYATTLRSLTTGRASFSMELDHYAKVPNHIATEISGKGKES, from the coding sequence ATGGCAGAAGATTTATCAAAAACAAGAAATATAGGATTTATAGCTCATATCGATGCTGGTAAAACCACTGTTACTGAAAGAGTTTTATATTTTACAGGTGAAACTTATAAGATAGGTGATATTGATGATGGAACCACAGTTATGGATTTTATGTCCCTAGAAAGGGAGCGCGGTATAACTATTGGATCTGCTGCTACAAACGCATCATGGAATAACCATCAAGTAAATATTATTGATACTCCAGGACACGTAGACTTTACTGCAGAAGTTCAAAGGTCCCTAAGGGTTTTAGATGGTGGTGTTGTTGTTCTTGAATCTGTTTCAGGAGTTCAACCACAGTCTGAAACAGTTTGGAGACAGGCTAATGATTATGGTGTTCCAAGAATGATCTTTGTAAATAAAATGGATAGACTTGGCGCAGATTTTTATAATGCTGTTCAAACTGTTCATGATCGACTTGGTGCTAATGCTGTCCCAATACAAATTCCTATGGGAGCAGAATCATCATTCAATGGAATGATTGATCTTATTGAAAGAAAAGCTTATATTTATGAATCTGAAGATGCTGTTCAGCATAAAATTATTGATGTTCCTGATGAGTATAAAGATGATGTGGAAAAATATAGAAATGAACTAATTGAAAAAATTGCTGAAACAGATGAAGAGTTGATGGATAAATTTTTTGATGACCAAGAGCTTACAGTTGAAGAACTAAAAAATGCTTTGAGGAAAGCGGTTATTAATCTTGAGATATTCCCAGTCTTGTGTGGCTCTGCCCTCAGGCATAGAGGTGTACACCCTCTTCTTGATGCAGTTATAGATTATTTGCCTTCTCCAATAGATGTACCTTCAATTAAGGGAACTGATCCATCAGATGAATCTAACTTGATTGAAAGAAAACCATCTGATAGTGACCCATTTAGTGCGTTGGTTTTCAAAGTTGTGACAGATCAACATGTTGGAAGACTTGTTTATCTAAGAATTTATTCCGGTGTATTAGAATCTGGTGCTAATGTATACAACTCCTCAACCAGATCTAGAGAAAGAGCTGGAAGATTAATGAAAATGCATGCAGATTCTAGAGAAGAAATCAAGGAAGCTAAAGCTGGAGAGATTGTAGCTGCAATTGGATTGAAAGATGCTATTACGGGTAATACATTATGTGATCAATCAAATCCTTTGTTGCTAGAGTCTATAGATTTTCCAGATCCTGTACTTTCGGTTGCAGTTGAGCCAAAAACACGTTCCGATCAGGATAAAATGGGAGAATCTCTAGCTAGATTAGTTGGAGAAGATCCAACTCTTCAAACATGGACAGATGAAGAATCAGGTCAAACAGTATTAGCAGGAATGGGTGAGCTGCATTTAGACGTTATTGTTGAAAGACTTAGAAGAGAATTTGATGTAGATGCTATACAGGGCGCACCCAAAGTAGCTTACAGAGAAACTATAACAGTTGCTTCTGAAAAGCAAGGTAAATTTATAAGACAATCGGGAGGTAAAGGCCAGTATGGTGATTGTACTTTGAGAATTGAGCCTTTGGAGCCGGGTTCAGGTATTTTATTTGAATCTGAAATTACTGGTGCAACTTTGCCTACTGAATATTACAAACCAATCGAATCAGGATTCAGGGAAGCTGCTGCAAGTGGAGTAATTGCTGGATATCCAGTAGTTGATGTTAAAGCTGTTTTGACTGATGGATCACACCATGATGTAGACTCCTCTGAAATGGCTTTCAAGATTGCTGGATCAATGGCTTTCAAATCTGCTATGACTGCTGGATCTCCTTCTTTGCTAGAACCAATCATGAAAATTGATATTGTAACACCGGAAGAATTTTTAGGTGACTGTTTAGGAGATTTGAATTCGAGGCGTGCTCAAATTCTATCTATGGATCAACAAGCTAACTCCCAAGCTATAAAGGCATACGTGCCATTAGGTGAGACTTTTCAATATGCTACAACACTAAGATCACTCACAACTGGAAGAGCTAGTTTTTCTATGGAATTAGATCACTATGCAAAGGTTCCAAATCATATCGCTACTGAAATTTCAGGTAAAGGAAAGGAAAGCTGA
- the rpsJ gene encoding 30S ribosomal protein S10 gives MAPTQKMRIILKSFDHRVLDVSAQQILETAERTGARVAGPVPMPTTKRMFTVIRSPHVNKDSREYFELRTHKRLIDILEPSSKTIDSLTSLSVPSGVDIAIKL, from the coding sequence ATGGCTCCAACTCAAAAAATGAGAATAATTTTGAAATCTTTTGATCATCGAGTTCTTGATGTTTCAGCACAACAAATTTTAGAAACTGCTGAAAGAACTGGAGCTAGAGTTGCAGGACCTGTTCCTATGCCAACAACTAAAAGAATGTTTACAGTAATTAGATCTCCTCATGTGAATAAAGATTCAAGAGAATACTTTGAATTAAGAACTCATAAAAGGTTAATAGATATTCTAGAACCATCTTCAAAAACAATAGACTCTCTTACAAGTTTGAGTGTGCCATCTGGAGTAGATATAGCGATAAAGCTCTAA
- the rplC gene encoding 50S ribosomal protein L3, with product MSIKGIIGKKLGMSTIYSENGEAIPVTVIKAGPCTVTQVKTENKDGYNSVQIGFSEPKSLNAPQKGHQERSGGKFSILQEFEIDDSAEIEVGQQISTEIFSEIKKVKVSGTSKGRGFAGGVRRYGFKGGPKTHGQSDRHRAVGSIGAGSSPGRVWPGTRMPGHFGNAKTTVKGLRLVKVDSINNILLIKGAIPGFNGSTVRVEAQ from the coding sequence ATGTCAATTAAAGGAATAATAGGAAAAAAATTAGGTATGTCCACCATTTATAGTGAAAACGGTGAAGCTATACCTGTAACTGTTATTAAAGCAGGACCTTGTACCGTGACTCAAGTAAAAACTGAGAACAAAGATGGTTATAATTCAGTTCAAATTGGATTTTCAGAACCTAAAAGTTTGAATGCTCCTCAAAAAGGCCATCAAGAAAGATCTGGAGGAAAGTTTTCAATATTACAAGAATTTGAAATTGATGATTCCGCTGAAATTGAAGTAGGTCAGCAAATTTCCACTGAAATTTTTTCAGAAATAAAAAAAGTTAAAGTTAGTGGAACCAGTAAAGGAAGAGGTTTTGCAGGTGGAGTAAGAAGATATGGGTTTAAAGGTGGACCTAAAACTCATGGTCAATCAGATCGTCATAGAGCTGTTGGATCAATTGGAGCAGGTTCATCGCCTGGTAGAGTATGGCCAGGGACTAGAATGCCCGGACATTTTGGAAATGCAAAAACGACAGTAAAGGGATTGAGATTAGTAAAGGTAGATTCTATAAATAATATTTTATTGATTAAGGGTGCTATCCCTGGATTCAATGGATCAACTGTAAGGGTGGAAGCTCAATAA
- the rplD gene encoding 50S ribosomal protein L4 gives MEINIKNKSGNSTKNLTLDPSVWNLELNEDLLHQSIYVYLANQRQWTKSTKTRSNVKYANQKLRPQKGSGRARVGSKRSPLMVGGGVAHGPLPKNIRKTLNKKMKIKALKIALSAKFNDKELNVIDQSPIKDNPSTKIINDYIKILDLKGSVLFVTPKNDKVLIKSCENINNVEVIEASSLNAYELIRPKNLVISVDAVEKIHDLWGKPDFKTVSKSATPAKKATSAKKTTKAPITAKKKVVKKDD, from the coding sequence TTGGAAATAAATATAAAAAATAAATCAGGAAATTCAACAAAAAATCTAACACTTGATCCATCAGTGTGGAATTTGGAATTAAATGAGGATCTTTTACATCAATCAATCTATGTTTATTTGGCTAATCAACGACAGTGGACAAAATCTACAAAAACTCGATCAAATGTAAAGTATGCAAATCAGAAACTTAGGCCTCAAAAAGGATCAGGAAGAGCTAGAGTCGGTTCCAAAAGATCTCCTCTAATGGTTGGGGGTGGTGTAGCCCATGGACCACTACCAAAAAATATTAGAAAGACATTAAATAAGAAAATGAAAATTAAAGCTTTGAAAATAGCACTTTCTGCTAAATTTAATGACAAAGAATTGAATGTTATTGATCAGTCACCAATTAAAGATAACCCTTCTACAAAAATTATTAATGATTACATTAAAATTTTAGACCTAAAAGGGTCTGTTTTATTTGTTACTCCTAAAAATGATAAGGTGCTTATTAAATCTTGTGAAAATATAAATAATGTTGAGGTAATTGAAGCATCATCACTGAATGCTTATGAATTAATTAGGCCAAAAAATTTAGTTATATCAGTTGATGCAGTAGAAAAGATACATGATTTGTGGGGAAAGCCAGATTTCAAAACTGTTTCTAAATCTGCAACCCCAGCGAAGAAAGCAACTTCAGCAAAAAAAACAACTAAAGCTCCAATAACTGCAAAAAAGAAAGTAGTAAAAAAAGATGATTAA
- the rplW gene encoding 50S ribosomal protein L23, producing MINEEILLSPIITEKSSMLQETNKYVFKVHLGSNKIEIKRAVEEIFDVVVENVNVIKVKGKNKMYGRNKTLTPSWKKAVVTLKLGDSISLYEGA from the coding sequence ATGATTAATGAAGAAATACTGCTAAGTCCTATAATAACCGAGAAATCATCTATGCTTCAAGAGACTAATAAATATGTGTTTAAGGTTCATTTGGGTTCAAATAAAATAGAAATAAAAAGAGCTGTCGAAGAAATATTTGATGTTGTGGTCGAAAACGTGAATGTTATTAAAGTAAAAGGTAAAAATAAAATGTATGGAAGAAATAAAACTCTTACTCCATCATGGAAAAAAGCTGTAGTGACCCTTAAATTGGGAGATTCTATAAGCTTATACGAGGGAGCATAA
- the rplB gene encoding 50S ribosomal protein L2, with product MGIKKSKPTTAGKRDSAVDDFADITTHEPYKPLLAPLTKKGGRNNKGRITVRHRGGGHKRRYRMLDFIRSKEGKATVETIEYDPNRSSRISLIRFEDGTKKYIITPNNVKLGDVIETGNSVSNTLGNTKQLGLLQTGTLVHNVELSPGKGGIMVKSAGTSAQVMAHEAGYTLLRLPSGEMRRILSKCSATIGQVSNPDNKNKKLGRAGTSRRLGRRPSVRGSAMSPNAHPHGGGEGRAGVGMAHPKTPWGKPALGKRTRRNKKTDKMILRKRYEK from the coding sequence ATGGGAATTAAGAAAAGTAAACCTACAACTGCTGGAAAAAGAGACTCAGCGGTAGACGATTTTGCTGATATAACAACGCACGAACCCTATAAACCTTTACTAGCACCTCTTACAAAAAAAGGAGGAAGAAATAATAAAGGTAGAATAACTGTTAGACACAGAGGTGGCGGTCACAAAAGAAGATATAGAATGCTAGATTTTATTCGATCTAAAGAAGGTAAAGCTACAGTTGAAACAATTGAGTATGATCCTAATAGATCATCTCGAATATCACTAATAAGATTTGAAGATGGAACCAAGAAGTATATTATTACGCCTAATAATGTAAAACTTGGAGATGTTATAGAGACGGGAAATTCTGTTTCAAATACTCTTGGTAATACTAAACAGTTAGGATTACTACAAACAGGAACTTTGGTTCATAATGTAGAACTTTCTCCTGGTAAAGGAGGTATAATGGTCAAGTCTGCAGGAACTTCTGCTCAAGTTATGGCCCATGAAGCAGGCTATACATTACTAAGATTGCCCTCAGGAGAAATGAGAAGAATTCTAAGTAAATGTAGTGCTACTATTGGACAAGTTTCGAATCCTGATAATAAAAATAAAAAATTAGGAAGAGCTGGAACTTCTAGAAGATTAGGAAGAAGACCTTCAGTAAGAGGTTCCGCAATGTCTCCAAATGCCCATCCACATGGTGGAGGTGAAGGAAGAGCTGGGGTAGGAATGGCTCATCCCAAAACCCCGTGGGGTAAACCTGCATTAGGTAAAAGAACCAGAAGAAATAAAAAAACAGATAAGATGATTCTTAGAAAAAGGTACGAGAAGTAA
- the rpsS gene encoding 30S ribosomal protein S19, with the protein MTRSIKKGPYVDPKLMKKVMKTKESGSREVIKTWSRSSMIMPEMVGVTFGVHDGRKFVPVLVSENMVGHRLGEFSPTRTFKGHSRGS; encoded by the coding sequence ATGACAAGATCTATCAAAAAAGGTCCTTATGTTGACCCAAAGTTAATGAAAAAAGTAATGAAAACTAAGGAATCAGGTAGCAGAGAAGTTATAAAAACTTGGTCTAGATCTTCTATGATAATGCCAGAAATGGTTGGTGTGACCTTTGGTGTACACGATGGAAGAAAATTTGTACCAGTTTTAGTAAGTGAAAATATGGTAGGGCATAGGTTGGGAGAATTTTCTCCAACTCGAACATTTAAAGGACATTCAAGAGGTAGTTAA
- the rplV gene encoding 50S ribosomal protein L22 — MAKAYSKNIGYSSYKMRRVIDQIRSKSVFEAKLQLNLLGTPLAKEILKILNSAIANANNNESLSEQELYITTIFADNGPRLKRYKPKARGRAGAFDRPSSHLTIELTTGEL, encoded by the coding sequence ATGGCAAAGGCTTATAGTAAAAATATTGGTTATTCTTCATACAAAATGAGAAGAGTTATTGATCAAATTAGATCCAAATCTGTATTCGAGGCAAAATTACAGCTTAACCTTTTGGGAACACCTCTTGCTAAAGAAATTTTAAAGATACTAAACTCTGCAATTGCTAATGCGAATAATAATGAATCGTTATCCGAACAAGAATTATATATCACTACAATTTTTGCAGATAATGGACCAAGATTAAAAAGATATAAACCAAAAGCTAGAGGGCGAGCTGGAGCATTTGATAGGCCATCTTCTCACCTAACTATTGAATTAACAACAGGAGAATTATAG
- the rpsC gene encoding 30S ribosomal protein S3, with the protein MGQKTHPTGFRLGGVIDWQSQWYANNGKNYSLLLNEDRNIREIITKELGENGAISKIEIERGSQEISVTVYTARPGIIIGRGGTRVEELKNYLEEKTQNKVRLNINEIRVPELVAKLVGESIAEQLERRVAFRRAVNTAMQRTMQVGAQGIKVVISGRLAGADIARTEKYMQGRVPLHTLRADIDYEISEANTTYGVIGIKVWIYKGDIIPTAENLLALKTARIEKSDQNDENLENVQGNN; encoded by the coding sequence ATGGGACAAAAAACTCATCCTACAGGATTTAGACTAGGCGGTGTCATTGATTGGCAATCTCAATGGTATGCAAATAATGGTAAAAATTATTCTCTTCTACTAAATGAGGACAGAAATATAAGAGAAATAATAACTAAAGAACTTGGAGAAAATGGAGCAATTTCTAAGATAGAGATTGAAAGAGGGTCACAAGAAATTTCTGTTACAGTTTATACTGCTAGACCAGGTATTATCATTGGGCGAGGTGGAACAAGGGTTGAAGAATTAAAGAATTACTTAGAAGAAAAAACTCAGAATAAAGTAAGGCTCAATATCAATGAAATCAGAGTTCCAGAGTTAGTTGCTAAGCTAGTAGGAGAATCTATAGCGGAGCAACTAGAAAGAAGAGTTGCATTTAGAAGAGCTGTGAATACTGCAATGCAAAGAACAATGCAAGTAGGAGCTCAAGGTATCAAGGTAGTCATTTCTGGTAGATTAGCTGGTGCAGATATAGCTAGAACAGAAAAGTATATGCAAGGAAGAGTTCCTTTGCATACCCTCAGAGCTGATATTGATTATGAAATAAGTGAAGCTAATACAACTTATGGTGTTATTGGAATAAAAGTTTGGATATATAAAGGAGATATAATACCTACTGCAGAAAATTTATTGGCATTAAAAACAGCTAGGATAGAAAAATCTGATCAAAATGATGAAAATTTAGAAAACGTTCAGGGAAATAATTAA
- the rplP gene encoding 50S ribosomal protein L16, whose product MLQPSRTKFRKQQRGKMRGMATRGSTLSFGDYALKAQGSAWISSRQIEAARRAITGHVKRGGQIWIRVFPDKPVSARPAETRMGGGKGAVDRWVAVVKRGRILFEIGDVPEDIAIEALKRAGHKLPIPTKIISREEVTF is encoded by the coding sequence ATGTTACAACCAAGTCGAACAAAATTTAGAAAACAACAAAGGGGAAAAATGAGAGGAATGGCCACTAGAGGCTCAACTCTATCCTTTGGAGATTATGCTCTAAAAGCTCAAGGATCTGCTTGGATTTCATCAAGACAGATTGAAGCTGCAAGGCGAGCTATAACAGGTCATGTAAAAAGAGGTGGCCAGATATGGATTAGAGTTTTTCCTGACAAACCAGTTAGTGCTAGGCCTGCAGAAACTCGAATGGGTGGAGGTAAGGGTGCTGTTGACAGATGGGTAGCAGTAGTAAAAAGAGGAAGAATTCTATTTGAAATTGGAGATGTCCCTGAGGATATTGCAATAGAAGCTTTGAAAAGAGCTGGGCATAAGCTGCCTATTCCAACTAAGATTATATCAAGAGAAGAAGTGACATTTTAA
- the rpmC gene encoding 50S ribosomal protein L29 produces the protein MNIEEIRKLNNEELVKEQETLIKSIMENRFKHKSMQLNDTSQINKLRKDKAKILTVINERKILQKLDQDEKDVENE, from the coding sequence ATGAATATTGAAGAAATAAGAAAATTAAATAATGAAGAACTTGTTAAGGAGCAAGAAACCTTAATAAAAAGTATTATGGAAAATAGGTTTAAGCATAAATCTATGCAGCTTAATGATACTAGCCAAATTAATAAGTTAAGAAAAGATAAAGCAAAAATACTGACTGTGATAAATGAGAGAAAGATTTTGCAAAAATTAGATCAAGATGAGAAAGACGTAGAAAATGAATAA
- the rpsQ gene encoding 30S ribosomal protein S17 encodes MNKKVRRTGQVLSDITEKTIVVGVSWSQKDRIYKKASRRLTKLVAHDPNNEAKIGDNVVIEFSKPISKTKKWKLVEILDK; translated from the coding sequence ATGAATAAAAAAGTTAGAAGAACAGGTCAAGTTCTATCAGATATAACTGAGAAAACTATCGTAGTTGGAGTATCTTGGTCGCAGAAAGATAGAATATATAAAAAAGCTTCAAGAAGACTAACTAAATTAGTTGCACATGATCCTAATAACGAAGCAAAGATCGGTGATAATGTGGTAATTGAGTTTTCAAAACCAATATCAAAAACAAAAAAATGGAAACTAGTAGAAATTTTGGATAAATAA
- the rplN gene encoding 50S ribosomal protein L14 has product MIQRETRLKVADNSGAREVLCININGNSHTKVAKIGDTITCTVKDAQPGGNVKMHQIVKAVIVRTKKEYRRIDGSFIRFDENACVIIGDDNNPRGTRIFGPVARELRDKQFMRVVSLAPEVL; this is encoded by the coding sequence ATGATTCAAAGAGAAACAAGGCTAAAAGTTGCTGATAACTCAGGTGCAAGAGAAGTTCTCTGCATAAATATCAATGGTAATAGCCATACAAAAGTTGCAAAAATTGGGGACACTATTACCTGTACGGTCAAAGATGCTCAACCAGGTGGTAATGTAAAAATGCATCAAATTGTCAAGGCAGTTATTGTTCGAACTAAAAAAGAATATAGAAGAATTGATGGTTCATTTATAAGATTTGATGAGAATGCTTGTGTAATAATTGGTGACGATAATAATCCTAGAGGTACTAGGATTTTTGGGCCTGTAGCAAGAGAATTAAGAGATAAACAGTTTATGAGAGTCGTTTCCTTGGCTCCAGAGGTACTTTAA
- the rplX gene encoding 50S ribosomal protein L24, with product MSKIKIKKGDQVLVITGKDKGKKGEVIRVNTSSNTVVVEGINIFKKHIKNTPNVTQAGIVDTELPINISNVMYIDPENSNIGRVTFEKLDSGKYNRIVKKSKRK from the coding sequence ATGTCAAAAATTAAAATAAAAAAAGGGGATCAAGTTCTAGTAATTACAGGTAAAGATAAAGGTAAAAAAGGTGAAGTTATTAGAGTTAATACTTCTTCTAATACAGTTGTAGTTGAGGGAATAAATATATTTAAAAAACATATAAAAAACACCCCTAATGTTACTCAAGCTGGAATTGTTGATACAGAATTACCTATAAATATTTCAAATGTTATGTACATTGATCCAGAAAATTCTAATATAGGTAGGGTAACTTTTGAGAAATTAGATTCAGGTAAATATAACCGTATTGTGAAGAAATCTAAGAGAAAGTAA